One part of the Bdellovibrio sp. KM01 genome encodes these proteins:
- the acpP gene encoding acyl carrier protein, producing the protein MALHPKVKDIIVEQLGVDPDKVKPEASFIDDLGADSLDIVELVMAMEEEFDLEIPDEDAEKLKTVQDVASYLEKKGKA; encoded by the coding sequence ATGGCATTGCATCCAAAAGTTAAAGACATCATCGTAGAACAACTTGGCGTAGATCCAGATAAAGTTAAGCCTGAGGCTTCTTTTATCGACGATCTTGGTGCAGACAGCTTGGATATCGTTGAGCTAGTAATGGCTATGGAAGAAGAATTCGATCTTGAAATTCCAGACGAAGACGCTGAAAAGCTTAAAACAGTTCAAGACGTTGCTTCTTACCTAGAAAAAAAAGGTAAAGCGTAG
- a CDS encoding RpiB/LacA/LacB family sugar-phosphate isomerase, producing MIIYIGCDHAGLDLKLKVMSAFPEIEWKDQGTFNGDSVDYPDYADKVCKELTKVEILNQKSGITDPTFGPAMGVLVCGSGQGMAIRANRYPHIRAALCWNEDIARLSREHNNANVIALSARFTAPDLAIKMVKAFLSTKFEGGRHQKRVDKLATDTGC from the coding sequence ATGATTATTTATATCGGCTGCGACCATGCTGGTTTGGATTTAAAACTTAAAGTGATGTCTGCATTTCCGGAAATTGAATGGAAAGATCAAGGCACATTCAATGGCGACTCTGTCGATTATCCTGATTACGCGGATAAGGTTTGCAAAGAACTGACAAAGGTCGAAATTCTGAATCAAAAATCTGGAATCACCGATCCCACGTTTGGGCCTGCCATGGGAGTTTTAGTTTGTGGTTCAGGACAAGGCATGGCCATTCGTGCAAATCGCTATCCTCATATTCGCGCAGCACTTTGCTGGAATGAAGATATCGCCCGCCTTTCCCGTGAACATAATAATGCGAACGTCATCGCCTTGAGCGCCCGTTTTACAGCACCCGATCTTGCCATCAAAATGGTGAAGGCATTCTTAAGCACAAAATTCGAGGGTGGGCGCCACCAAAAACGCGTGGACAAATTGGCGACCGACACTGGTTGTTGA
- a CDS encoding ABC transporter ATP-binding protein → MSAFAGIQLQNLKKNFGLKEVLKNFNLQIPAGSFVSLVGPSGCGKSTVLRLIAGLESATAGNVQNSQANHFGFVFQDANLLPWKTVFENVALPFEISPELKAISKNEIKSRVLEALSKVNLQDSENLFPHQLSGGMKMRVSIARALVTKPQLLLMDEPFAALDEFTRYQMQIQLRNLWQQEGITVLFVTHSLSEAVFMSERVVLMNTDGGDIGLDQKLDLPQERNEELRTSPGFNQIIRTLSEGLRR, encoded by the coding sequence ATGTCAGCGTTTGCAGGGATTCAGCTTCAAAATCTAAAGAAAAACTTCGGCCTGAAAGAGGTTTTGAAGAATTTCAATCTGCAGATTCCTGCTGGATCTTTTGTTTCGTTGGTCGGGCCTTCAGGCTGCGGAAAATCGACGGTGCTAAGATTGATCGCGGGCCTTGAATCCGCCACAGCCGGTAACGTTCAAAACTCCCAGGCAAATCATTTCGGTTTCGTATTTCAAGATGCGAATCTGCTGCCTTGGAAAACAGTTTTTGAAAACGTAGCCCTGCCATTTGAGATCAGTCCAGAACTTAAAGCAATTTCAAAAAATGAAATCAAATCCCGCGTTTTAGAAGCTTTAAGCAAAGTGAATCTTCAGGACAGCGAGAATCTATTTCCCCATCAATTGTCTGGCGGCATGAAAATGAGAGTCTCCATAGCCCGCGCATTGGTAACAAAGCCTCAGTTGCTTTTAATGGATGAACCCTTTGCCGCCTTGGATGAATTCACGCGCTATCAAATGCAAATTCAATTAAGAAACCTGTGGCAACAAGAAGGCATCACGGTTTTATTTGTGACACATTCATTGTCTGAAGCCGTTTTTATGTCTGAGCGAGTGGTTTTGATGAATACGGATGGTGGAGACATTGGTCTGGATCAAAAATTAGATCTACCGCAAGAGCGCAATGAAGAATTAAGAACTTCGCCAGGGTTCAATCAAATCATCCGCACACTGTCTGAAGGACTAAGACGATGA
- a CDS encoding M23 family metallopeptidase translates to MTPGWKQLVNFAGCIIATGTLGSCTTFHTPLSREIMNGSSQSRGVASDQPMTIEQQDKSFDWPVDAARMTRGFLPNKRRPHLGIDLAAPKGTPILAAQGGTIIYAGREFKGYGKMVLIESGDGWATLYAHFDKILVSEGQKVRKGEVIGAMGRTGRATGVHLHFEIRKNRGPIDPLPLLPETAATSTAQL, encoded by the coding sequence ATGACACCAGGATGGAAACAGCTAGTTAACTTTGCAGGATGCATTATCGCGACAGGAACTTTGGGTTCTTGTACGACTTTTCATACACCCCTTTCCCGAGAAATCATGAACGGCTCCTCCCAATCACGTGGAGTGGCTTCAGATCAACCGATGACCATCGAACAACAGGATAAGTCGTTTGATTGGCCGGTGGATGCTGCCCGCATGACTCGTGGATTCTTACCTAATAAACGCCGCCCCCATTTGGGTATCGATTTAGCCGCACCTAAAGGAACGCCTATATTGGCTGCCCAAGGCGGCACAATCATCTATGCAGGTCGTGAGTTTAAAGGGTACGGAAAAATGGTTCTAATCGAGTCTGGCGACGGTTGGGCAACATTGTATGCTCACTTTGATAAGATCCTGGTTTCCGAAGGCCAAAAGGTTCGCAAAGGCGAAGTGATTGGGGCCATGGGAAGAACTGGACGCGCAACGGGAGTCCATCTGCACTTTGAAATTCGCAAAAACCGCGGACCGATCGATCCCCTGCCACTTCTTCCGGAAACAGCGGCGACCTCAACAGCACAACTTTAA
- a CDS encoding ABC transporter permease: MKRMLPALGFFLLVTCILQVLVKQNIITESLVPSPETVVKTLIEMKLDYVTSFLQTLKNTLAGWILSIFFGTALAVMFSLSSFLKRAILPFAVFFQTVPIIAVAPLLVIYFGFGAPTVIASSFIVSIFPIIANTLMGLESVQSAQLDLFKIYHANAWQILWKLKLPTAYSYIYSGLKISAGLSIIGAIAGEFVAGGGLGAMIDAARTQQRVDIVFGALILLSLMGLMMIGALTLTHRLLQKYRPYSTGDL, encoded by the coding sequence ATGAAACGGATGTTGCCAGCCCTTGGATTTTTTCTTTTAGTTACCTGCATTTTACAAGTTTTAGTAAAGCAAAACATCATTACCGAAAGCTTAGTTCCATCACCGGAAACAGTCGTAAAAACTTTGATAGAGATGAAACTTGATTATGTTACATCGTTTTTGCAGACTTTAAAAAATACTTTGGCCGGATGGATCTTGAGTATTTTCTTTGGAACCGCACTGGCTGTGATGTTTTCTCTATCTAGCTTTTTAAAACGCGCTATTTTGCCATTTGCCGTGTTTTTTCAGACCGTGCCGATCATTGCGGTGGCTCCGCTGTTGGTGATCTATTTCGGCTTTGGTGCGCCCACAGTGATTGCCTCAAGTTTTATCGTTTCGATCTTTCCAATCATCGCAAACACCTTGATGGGTCTTGAAAGTGTTCAATCTGCGCAACTGGACCTGTTTAAGATCTATCACGCAAATGCCTGGCAGATTTTATGGAAACTGAAACTCCCCACAGCTTATTCCTATATCTATTCAGGCTTAAAAATTTCCGCAGGTCTTTCCATTATCGGAGCGATCGCTGGGGAGTTTGTAGCTGGTGGCGGCTTGGGAGCGATGATTGATGCGGCCCGAACTCAACAACGAGTCGACATTGTCTTTGGGGCTTTGATTTTACTATCTTTGATGGGCTTAATGATGATCGGTGCGCTGACTTTAACTCACCGCTTGCTGCAAAAATACCGCCCGTATTCCACAGGAGATTTATGA
- the glyA gene encoding serine hydroxymethyltransferase — MNSTSLTLNQVDPEVFAVIQKESERQQFGLEMIASENYTSKAVMEAQGSILTNKYAEGYPGKRYYGGCVNVDTIESLAIERAKKLFGMNFANVQPHSGSQANMGVYLAACKAGDTILGMDLSHGGHLTHGSPVNFSGMLFKAASYKLDPETGRINYDTIRSVAKETKPRLIIAGYSAYPRVLDFAKFKEIAVEVGADLLVDMAHFAGLVATGHHPSPAEYADYVTTTTHKTLRGPRGGMILTNSEEKAKIMNSRIFPGIQGGPLEHVIAGKAVAFGEALKPEFKDYSGKVIQNAKTLSEELLSQGFKLVTGGTDNHLMLIDLSDREITGKVAEIALDEAGITVNKNTVPNEKRSPFVTSGIRIGTPALTTRGMGTSEMKKIGQWIAQVLNNADNADVKNKVHAEVKEMCKHFPIY; from the coding sequence ATGAATTCGACGTCTCTAACTTTAAACCAAGTTGATCCCGAAGTATTTGCGGTGATTCAAAAAGAATCTGAACGTCAACAGTTCGGTCTTGAGATGATCGCTTCTGAAAACTACACATCAAAAGCTGTGATGGAAGCCCAAGGCTCCATCCTGACAAACAAATACGCTGAGGGTTACCCGGGCAAACGTTATTACGGCGGTTGTGTCAATGTCGACACGATTGAGTCACTTGCGATTGAACGTGCGAAAAAACTTTTCGGTATGAACTTTGCGAACGTACAACCACATTCGGGTTCACAAGCTAACATGGGTGTTTACCTGGCAGCGTGTAAAGCTGGCGACACAATCCTGGGGATGGATTTGTCTCATGGTGGTCATTTGACTCACGGATCTCCCGTGAATTTCTCTGGGATGCTTTTCAAAGCGGCTTCTTACAAATTGGATCCAGAAACAGGTCGTATCAATTACGATACAATTCGTTCCGTGGCTAAAGAAACAAAACCTCGCTTGATTATCGCGGGTTATTCAGCTTACCCACGTGTTTTGGATTTCGCTAAATTTAAAGAAATCGCCGTTGAAGTGGGCGCAGATCTTTTGGTGGATATGGCACACTTTGCAGGATTGGTTGCAACAGGCCACCACCCGTCTCCGGCTGAATACGCAGATTATGTAACCACGACGACTCACAAAACTTTGCGCGGACCTCGTGGCGGTATGATTCTGACGAACTCTGAAGAAAAAGCGAAGATCATGAACTCTCGCATCTTCCCAGGCATTCAAGGTGGTCCATTGGAACACGTGATTGCGGGTAAAGCTGTGGCATTCGGTGAAGCTTTGAAACCTGAATTCAAAGACTACAGCGGCAAAGTTATTCAGAATGCAAAAACACTGTCTGAAGAGCTTTTGTCCCAAGGTTTCAAACTTGTGACTGGCGGTACGGACAATCACTTGATGTTGATTGATCTTTCCGATCGTGAAATCACAGGTAAAGTTGCAGAGATTGCTTTGGATGAAGCTGGTATCACTGTGAATAAAAACACGGTACCGAATGAAAAGCGTTCTCCATTCGTGACAAGTGGCATTCGCATTGGAACACCTGCTTTGACAACACGTGGAATGGGCACTTCAGAAATGAAGAAGATCGGTCAATGGATTGCGCAGGTTTTGAACAATGCTGACAATGCAGATGTGAAAAACAAAGTGCACGCCGAGGTTAAAGAAATGTGTAAGCACTTTCCTATCTACTAA
- a CDS encoding 2OG-Fe(II) oxygenase family protein, with protein sequence MAVLNKDLKQEAYKIAEIDEEGQAWSQKNYKGGYTSYGSMSQLHQFSSTFGDLEKAINKHVYKFVKHLEMDINPKELKMSSCWVNIMPTSVIHTMHLHPLSVISGTYYLQTPKNCSAIKFEDPRMDSFMASPPRKHNAKTHNQRYHSVEPQEGNLVLFESWLRHEVPANDAAKERISISFNYDWV encoded by the coding sequence ATGGCAGTTCTTAACAAGGATCTGAAACAAGAGGCCTATAAAATCGCGGAAATCGATGAAGAGGGTCAGGCTTGGTCGCAAAAAAACTATAAGGGTGGTTACACATCTTATGGATCCATGTCTCAGCTTCATCAATTTTCCAGCACCTTTGGGGATCTGGAGAAAGCCATCAATAAACACGTTTATAAATTCGTGAAGCATCTGGAAATGGATATTAATCCCAAAGAACTTAAAATGAGTTCGTGCTGGGTGAATATCATGCCGACATCCGTAATCCACACCATGCACCTTCATCCGCTGTCTGTTATTAGCGGGACTTATTATTTACAAACACCGAAAAATTGTTCAGCAATCAAGTTTGAAGATCCACGCATGGATTCCTTCATGGCGTCTCCGCCACGCAAACATAATGCAAAGACACACAATCAGCGCTATCACTCCGTTGAACCTCAGGAAGGCAATCTGGTGTTGTTTGAAAGCTGGCTTCGTCATGAAGTGCCAGCAAACGACGCAGCCAAAGAACGCATCAGCATTAGTTTTAACTACGACTGGGTATAG
- the rpmF gene encoding 50S ribosomal protein L32, giving the protein MPTPKKKTSRSKRDMRRSHDGLSAPAVAVNKKTGELVRPHRATKGADGALYYKGKQISAAK; this is encoded by the coding sequence ATGCCAACTCCTAAGAAGAAAACATCCCGTTCTAAACGTGATATGCGCCGCTCTCATGACGGTTTGTCTGCTCCAGCAGTAGCTGTTAACAAAAAAACTGGTGAGCTTGTTCGTCCACACCGTGCAACTAAAGGTGCTGACGGCGCTTTGTACTACAAAGGCAAACAAATCAGCGCAGCTAAGTAA
- the fabF gene encoding beta-ketoacyl-ACP synthase II — protein MTSRFERPSISQRRVVVTGVGAVTPLGNTIEESWSNAKKGVSGIAPITKFDTTGFDVTFAGEVKGFNADQYIEKKEQKKMDEFIHYSIAASKMAIEMAKLELSEKEKATTGVIIGVGIGGLQNLEETSIKMKEKGPGRVSPFFIPSVITNLAAGQVSIALGLKGPNYSVTSACASGVHSIGDAVRYIRDGVADVMLAGGAEATICRLAVGGFAAMRALSTRNDAPEKASRPWDKDRDGFVLGEGSAMLCIESLEHAEKRGAKILCEITGYGVSSDAYHMTSPAPEGAGGYAAMAMALKDSGLKPTDIQYINAHGTSTPVGDGLETAAIKHLLGDHAKNVMVSSTKSMTGHALGAAGAIESAFCVMAIRDQIAPPTLNLENPSEDCDLDYVPHKAREAKIDNVLNNSFGFGGTNACMIFSKFKN, from the coding sequence ATGACATCCCGATTTGAACGCCCATCTATTTCACAAAGAAGAGTCGTTGTAACAGGCGTTGGTGCTGTTACTCCCCTTGGTAATACCATTGAGGAGAGCTGGTCTAATGCTAAAAAAGGTGTATCTGGCATCGCTCCGATCACTAAATTTGATACAACAGGCTTCGATGTGACTTTTGCCGGTGAAGTGAAAGGCTTTAATGCTGATCAATACATCGAGAAAAAAGAACAGAAAAAGATGGATGAGTTCATTCACTATTCAATCGCCGCCTCAAAAATGGCGATTGAAATGGCGAAATTGGAGCTTTCTGAAAAAGAGAAAGCGACAACGGGAGTGATCATTGGTGTTGGTATCGGCGGGCTTCAAAACCTGGAAGAGACTTCCATCAAAATGAAAGAGAAAGGACCAGGACGTGTGAGTCCTTTCTTTATCCCAAGCGTGATCACGAACTTGGCTGCAGGTCAGGTTTCGATCGCATTGGGTCTTAAAGGTCCAAATTATTCTGTTACATCGGCTTGTGCTTCAGGTGTTCACTCCATCGGAGATGCAGTTCGCTATATCCGTGACGGTGTTGCTGATGTGATGCTTGCGGGTGGCGCAGAAGCGACTATCTGCCGTTTGGCGGTGGGTGGTTTCGCTGCGATGAGAGCTCTTTCAACTCGCAACGATGCTCCAGAAAAAGCTAGCCGTCCTTGGGATAAAGACCGTGATGGTTTTGTTCTGGGTGAAGGTTCTGCGATGTTGTGTATTGAATCTTTAGAACACGCTGAAAAACGTGGTGCTAAAATTCTATGCGAGATCACAGGTTATGGCGTTTCTTCTGATGCTTACCACATGACTTCCCCAGCTCCTGAAGGTGCTGGTGGTTATGCGGCGATGGCGATGGCTTTGAAAGACTCCGGTCTGAAACCGACAGACATCCAATACATCAATGCACACGGAACTTCGACTCCGGTGGGTGATGGCTTGGAAACGGCTGCGATCAAACACCTTTTGGGTGATCACGCGAAAAACGTGATGGTATCCAGCACGAAATCTATGACGGGTCATGCGTTAGGCGCAGCTGGTGCGATTGAATCTGCTTTCTGTGTGATGGCGATTCGCGACCAGATTGCTCCGCCAACTTTGAACTTGGAAAACCCAAGTGAAGATTGCGACCTGGACTATGTACCTCACAAAGCACGTGAGGCGAAGATCGACAATGTTCTGAACAACAGCTTTGGCTTTGGCGGAACAAATGCTTGTATGATCTTCTCTAAATTTAAAAACTAA
- a CDS encoding DUF177 domain-containing protein has product MKINLAEIPEDGRTYVWTNQTGEVNAILADLIAKEAYTAEFTIRPLNSKDFDMTGKIVTDQPCQCSRCGNDMKLHMTEKFHEILIPKQDQPRGGKYAKVNHVSDIPEGETDFCEYEGQHFDMGEYLHEVIALGTPFNPVCPKEDNPECSIYTNPEPEHGFIYNEEMPAEKQESPFAALKNLKLN; this is encoded by the coding sequence ATGAAAATCAATCTTGCTGAAATTCCTGAAGATGGCCGCACTTATGTTTGGACGAACCAAACAGGTGAAGTTAATGCCATTTTGGCCGATTTAATCGCTAAAGAAGCCTACACAGCCGAATTCACAATCCGTCCGTTGAACTCCAAAGACTTTGATATGACTGGCAAAATCGTCACAGATCAGCCTTGCCAGTGCTCTCGCTGCGGCAATGACATGAAGTTGCACATGACGGAGAAATTCCACGAAATCCTGATTCCTAAACAGGATCAGCCCCGTGGCGGCAAATACGCGAAAGTAAACCATGTGAGTGATATTCCAGAAGGTGAAACAGATTTCTGTGAATACGAAGGCCAACATTTCGATATGGGTGAATACCTGCATGAAGTGATTGCCCTAGGGACGCCATTTAACCCGGTATGCCCTAAAGAAGATAATCCTGAGTGCTCAATTTACACAAATCCTGAGCCAGAACACGGTTTTATCTATAATGAGGAAATGCCGGCAGAAAAGCAGGAAAGCCCGTTTGCCGCTTTAAAGAATTTAAAGCTTAATTAA
- a CDS encoding ABC transporter substrate-binding protein, with amino-acid sequence MKTLLLTTLIFWGSASLATEPKSTAATDVTLALNWKPEPEFGGFYEAATQRIYMKHGISISIQEGGSGTPTVQMLANGKVDFAIVSADEIVISQDRNPKNKVVGLFAVYQTAPYIIMTHAENDFKSLKDIYGREGTLAVQAGLPYHQYLVQKFGKPKATVVPYLGGVSNFLSDKKFSQQGFITTEPLAAEKGGAKVKSFLVSDEGFNPYVVVLAAREETIKKNPELVKKMVEATRQGWAAYLKDPVKTNQVMAKMNKALDLETFNKAAQIQQPLIEVKGQVLGSMTVERWETLVKQMKELKQIKSTPAAKDLFRP; translated from the coding sequence ATGAAAACACTTCTTTTAACGACCCTTATTTTCTGGGGATCTGCGTCCTTGGCCACGGAACCAAAAAGCACAGCTGCGACGGACGTGACGCTCGCGTTGAATTGGAAGCCAGAACCGGAATTCGGCGGCTTTTATGAAGCTGCCACTCAAAGAATTTATATGAAGCATGGAATCAGCATTTCAATCCAGGAAGGTGGCTCTGGAACACCGACAGTGCAAATGCTGGCCAATGGAAAAGTTGATTTTGCAATTGTCAGTGCCGATGAAATCGTGATTTCCCAGGATCGCAATCCGAAAAACAAAGTCGTGGGTTTATTTGCGGTTTATCAAACGGCTCCCTACATCATCATGACTCACGCCGAGAATGATTTTAAATCTTTGAAAGACATTTACGGCCGTGAAGGGACGTTGGCGGTTCAGGCGGGCCTCCCCTATCATCAATATCTGGTCCAAAAGTTTGGAAAACCCAAAGCGACTGTCGTTCCGTATCTTGGGGGCGTTTCTAATTTCTTAAGCGACAAGAAATTTTCTCAGCAAGGATTTATCACCACGGAACCTTTGGCGGCAGAAAAAGGCGGCGCGAAAGTAAAAAGCTTCCTGGTTTCTGATGAAGGATTTAATCCTTACGTCGTCGTCCTTGCGGCCCGCGAAGAAACGATTAAGAAAAATCCGGAATTGGTGAAAAAGATGGTTGAAGCCACTCGCCAAGGTTGGGCGGCATATCTTAAGGATCCCGTTAAAACCAATCAGGTCATGGCTAAAATGAATAAAGCTTTGGATTTGGAGACTTTCAATAAAGCGGCTCAGATTCAGCAGCCTTTAATTGAGGTCAAAGGACAAGTTCTGGGCTCTATGACCGTAGAACGCTGGGAAACTCTGGTAAAACAGATGAAGGAACTAAAGCAGATTAAGTCCACTCCAGCTGCAAAAGACCTGTTCAGACCGTAA
- a CDS encoding beta-ketoacyl-ACP synthase III — MAGIYRSRVAGIGSYLPEKILSNFDLEKMVETSDQWIVERTGIERRHIAAEGEGTSDLCLRAAQRALADANLTAQDIDMIIVGTVTGDRQMPSTACYVQSKLGCRNIVAFDLNAACSGFLYSVSIADQFIRTGMYKNVLVLGAEVLSRFVNFKDRETCILFGDGAGAWVLSRAADGDKNVIASSHLHADGDLAELLTLPGGGSLMPQSQYVLDNNLHYVTMKGREIFKNAVRTMALCCKEALEANEMSADQVDWIVPHQANKRIVEAVADQFKFPMERVILYLHETGNTSSASIPLAFDWAVQNGKIKRGQTILLTAFGAGLTSGSVLLRY; from the coding sequence ATGGCAGGAATTTATCGATCTCGTGTAGCAGGGATTGGCTCTTATCTACCGGAAAAAATTCTTTCAAATTTCGATTTGGAGAAAATGGTAGAGACGTCCGATCAATGGATCGTTGAACGTACCGGGATCGAACGCCGCCATATCGCTGCCGAGGGTGAAGGCACATCTGACCTTTGCCTTCGTGCCGCACAAAGAGCTCTTGCAGACGCAAATCTTACCGCACAAGACATTGATATGATCATCGTCGGCACCGTTACTGGTGACCGTCAGATGCCTTCCACAGCTTGTTACGTACAAAGTAAACTAGGCTGCCGCAATATCGTGGCCTTTGACTTGAATGCCGCTTGCTCGGGTTTTCTTTATTCAGTTTCTATCGCTGACCAATTCATTCGCACAGGTATGTACAAAAACGTTCTGGTTCTTGGAGCCGAGGTTTTATCTCGCTTTGTGAACTTTAAAGACCGTGAAACATGCATCCTATTCGGTGACGGTGCTGGTGCTTGGGTTCTTTCCCGCGCAGCAGATGGTGATAAAAACGTCATCGCCTCTTCGCACCTGCATGCTGATGGTGATTTGGCTGAGCTTCTGACACTTCCAGGTGGCGGAAGTTTGATGCCGCAATCTCAATATGTTCTCGACAACAATTTGCACTACGTTACTATGAAGGGTCGCGAGATCTTTAAGAACGCGGTTCGCACGATGGCTCTTTGCTGTAAAGAGGCTTTGGAAGCGAATGAAATGTCTGCCGATCAGGTGGACTGGATCGTTCCGCACCAAGCGAACAAACGCATTGTTGAGGCTGTTGCAGATCAATTTAAATTCCCAATGGAGCGCGTGATCCTTTACTTGCACGAAACAGGTAATACATCTTCCGCTTCAATCCCGTTGGCCTTTGACTGGGCCGTTCAAAATGGAAAAATCAAACGTGGTCAAACGATCTTGCTTACTGCATTCGGTGCAGGCCTGACGTCTGGTTCCGTTCTCTTGAGGTACTAA
- the fabG gene encoding 3-oxoacyl-[acyl-carrier-protein] reductase: protein MSGNSLQGKKIVVTGGSRGIGAAIVKLLADEGAQIAFTYSSREESAQQVAHTLKGDGHFYIKMDVASEQSVNEAVEHILEKWSDVDGVVNNAGITKDQLLLRMKAEDFDSVIATNLRGTFLVTKAFTKSMMKARKGSIVNITSVIGQTGNAGQANYAASKAGTVAFAKSVALELASRNVRVNNVAPGYIATEMTDVLPEEVKAKILEKVPLNKIGEGTDVAQAVRFLLSDESKYITGQTLSVNGGMFME from the coding sequence ATGAGCGGAAATTCACTTCAAGGTAAGAAAATCGTCGTCACTGGTGGCAGCCGTGGTATCGGTGCTGCTATCGTAAAACTTCTTGCTGATGAAGGCGCTCAAATCGCTTTCACTTACTCTTCTCGCGAAGAATCCGCACAACAAGTTGCTCACACTCTTAAAGGTGATGGTCACTTCTATATCAAGATGGACGTGGCTTCCGAACAGTCTGTCAATGAAGCGGTCGAACACATTCTTGAAAAATGGTCTGACGTTGATGGTGTTGTTAACAATGCTGGCATCACTAAAGATCAATTGTTGTTGCGTATGAAAGCAGAAGATTTTGATTCTGTTATTGCTACAAATCTGCGCGGCACTTTCTTGGTTACCAAGGCTTTCACTAAATCGATGATGAAAGCTCGCAAAGGTTCTATCGTTAATATCACTTCCGTGATCGGCCAAACAGGCAATGCAGGACAAGCTAACTATGCAGCTTCAAAAGCTGGTACAGTGGCGTTCGCAAAGTCTGTGGCGTTGGAACTTGCTTCCAGAAATGTGCGCGTGAACAACGTAGCACCTGGCTATATCGCTACTGAAATGACAGACGTTTTACCTGAAGAAGTAAAAGCGAAGATTTTAGAAAAAGTACCTTTGAACAAAATTGGCGAAGGCACTGACGTTGCTCAGGCGGTGAGATTCTTGTTGAGTGATGAATCAAAATACATCACTGGACAAACTCTAAGCGTGAACGGCGGAATGTTCATGGAATAA
- the fabD gene encoding ACP S-malonyltransferase produces MFTLVFPGQGSQQPGMGRFLFDNFKIAQETFEEGSEALKQDMKKLCFEGTEADLALTENTQPALLLVSTATQRVLRSEFGLKVQSAAGHSIGEYAALVAADVIRFEQGMQAVRTRGQAMQSAVPVGQGGMVAVLGLEPEQVETLCQWTVKNSGFGPLSPANFNSPGQIVISGSMKAINWLKDNFKPEAIWAEAPKRAKLIPLVVSAPFHCEMMKPAEDTMRLVLTAMEFKTAAFPIVQNFHAKFETDGAILRENLIRQVSAPVRWMQSMDTLKASGHSQVVECGAGKVIQGLLKKIDGEFFKVMTTTSMEDLKTIEDFLKATSH; encoded by the coding sequence ATGTTCACTCTGGTATTTCCCGGACAAGGCAGCCAACAACCTGGCATGGGCCGTTTTTTATTCGATAACTTCAAAATTGCTCAAGAAACTTTCGAAGAAGGTTCTGAAGCTCTAAAACAAGATATGAAGAAACTGTGCTTCGAAGGCACGGAAGCTGATCTTGCTTTGACTGAAAATACTCAACCGGCTTTGTTGTTGGTTTCCACAGCGACTCAAAGAGTTTTGCGCTCTGAGTTCGGCTTGAAAGTTCAATCTGCTGCAGGTCACTCGATTGGTGAGTATGCTGCATTGGTTGCCGCTGATGTGATTCGCTTTGAACAAGGTATGCAAGCCGTTCGTACTCGTGGACAAGCTATGCAGTCAGCTGTTCCAGTGGGACAAGGTGGCATGGTTGCCGTTCTTGGTCTTGAGCCAGAACAAGTTGAAACACTTTGCCAATGGACAGTTAAAAACTCTGGATTTGGTCCATTGTCTCCAGCGAACTTCAACTCCCCGGGCCAGATCGTTATTTCTGGTTCCATGAAGGCTATCAACTGGTTGAAAGATAATTTTAAACCGGAAGCTATCTGGGCGGAAGCTCCGAAACGCGCGAAATTGATTCCTTTGGTTGTGTCCGCACCATTCCACTGTGAAATGATGAAACCTGCCGAAGACACTATGCGTTTAGTTTTGACCGCGATGGAGTTCAAAACCGCAGCATTCCCAATCGTTCAAAACTTCCATGCGAAGTTCGAAACTGACGGCGCGATCCTTCGTGAAAATCTGATCCGCCAAGTTTCAGCTCCCGTGCGCTGGATGCAAAGCATGGATACTTTAAAGGCTTCTGGCCACTCTCAAGTGGTGGAATGCGGCGCTGGAAAAGTTATCCAAGGGTTGCTAAAGAAAATTGATGGCGAATTCTTTAAAGTAATGACCACAACAAGCATGGAAGATCTCAAAACTATTGAGGATTTTTTGAAAGCTACGAGTCATTGA